Sequence from the Candidatus Accumulibacter similis genome:
CGACCACCCCAACATCTACCATCGATCCGTTGCAGGCGCTGCTCGATCGCCTCACAGCGATCGAGCAAGAACTTGCGCAACTCATGCTCAAGGATGGCCCACCCGGACCACCAGGCCCTCAAGGCAAGCCGGGGCCAGCCGGAGCGAAGGGCGACGCCGGCCCGGCAGGCCCGGCCGGACCCGCGGGCCCACAGGGCAAGGAAGGTCCGCCCGGACCGCCCGGTGCCAAAGGACCAACCGGCCCGAAGGGACCGCCTGGCCCGCCCGGGCCCAAGAGTGATCCGGCCGCGCCCGCCTGACGCTCCGTCTGGCCAGCACGTCCGGGAAGGCGTCGGTCTGCTGGCCGACGCTTGTGCCTCACTGTGCGCTGCCCCGGGGATCGTCGCACCAACCTCCGTTGGTAGCGAGCCGGACCCCAGGCTCGTGCTGCACCGCAGATCGGGCTGACACGACGTACCCGGCCCGGGGCCGTCGGCAGGCGCCGCGACGGCGTAGCGGTTGTCACCAGCCCTGCCATGCCGCCGCTGCGTGGCGCTGCTCACCAAATCACTCCTCGCCCATCCACGTGACGCCTCTCGTAGTTCACTCGCTCGCACCTTGCATCTGGAGATGGAGGCGACGATTGCCTGACAACCTCTCAGGTTCACGCCGGACCAAGCATCCGGTAGCCTCTCTTGCATGGCGGGGCAACGACCGGCGGACCCACGCTGGCTCGATGGTGCCGGCTTGCAAGTGCAGACCGGCGACCGTGCAGCCAGTGCGGCCTGCACCTGCTCGCCCACCGTCGTACCCCCCTCGGGTCACCCACATGACCAACCGCAAGCGGCTTCGGTAGCTAGGTCGGCTTGCGCTTGGCACGCGGGTGAGCCTTGTCGTAAACGGCGGCAAGGTGCTGGAAGTCGAGGTGGGTATAGACCTGCGTCGAGGAAATGCTGGCATGACCAAGCATCTCCTGCACCGCACGCAGGTCCCCCGAGGACTGCAGGACATGCGATGCAAAGGAATGGCGCAACATGTGCGGATGCACACGCGCCAGCAGACCCTGCGCCAGACCGCGACGCTGCAGGCGCAACTGGATCGTGCGCACCCCGAGGCGCGTGCCACGCTGGCTGACGAAGAGGGCTGCTTCACCTGCAGCTGCCAGGCTGGCGCGTTGCGCCACCCAGCTTGCCACCGCCTGCCTGGCCTTGCTGCCGACCGGCACGATCCGCAGCCTGTTGCGCTTGCCCAGCACGCGCACCTCGCCGCCCAGCAACTCGTCGAGACATGACAGGTCGAGCGCAGCGAGTTCGGCCAGGCGCAGACCGGACGAATAGAACAGCTCGAACATCGCCTGATCACGTACCTGCAGCAGGTTGTCGCTTGCTGCCGCAAGGAGTCGACTCGCTTCGTCCGGCGCGAGCACCTTCGGCAGCGCCT
This genomic interval carries:
- the xerC gene encoding tyrosine recombinase XerC, whose protein sequence is MTADADSASVRAYLDELAQQRRSSLHTVRSYRHDLELLCRLLAELPGEACLASVQSHHIRRFVAQLHTRGLGGRSLGRTLSAWRGFFGWLGQRGQTTHNPVDGVRPPKSPQALPKVLAPDEASRLLAAASDNLLQVRDQAMFELFYSSGLRLAELAALDLSCLDELLGGEVRVLGKRNRLRIVPVGSKARQAVASWVAQRASLAAAGEAALFVSQRGTRLGVRTIQLRLQRRGLAQGLLARVHPHMLRHSFASHVLQSSGDLRAVQEMLGHASISSTQVYTHLDFQHLAAVYDKAHPRAKRKPT